In the genome of Brachypodium distachyon strain Bd21 chromosome 3, Brachypodium_distachyon_v3.0, whole genome shotgun sequence, the window TAGCAGCCAGCCagttctcttttttctgttaGTGCAAAGCTTTTTATTTACTCAATTCAATGGATGATATTGACTCCTGCAGTGAGCCAGCAAGAATTAACTCAAACAAGTAAAGCATACAGAGCCAGTTACTACTTGTTGCCATCTTGTTTGTGCAATTTTAACAAAGTCCATGTTTGTATTTTACTTTTTAAGAGCATTACTGTCAGTTTTGATTTTAATTCTAGTTGAAAAGTAGGTTTGTGAGGGTATAACTTGAGCAGGTCCAGCTCATTGATAAGGATGACGCTTTTATTGGAACTGAAAGCGTCCTGCATTTTTACTGTGTGGGGTCATTACATGTGTCTTTCTGAAATGAATATCACATTTTCATTGCGAAAGCTTAACTTCCAAATTCTTGGTGATTGAGTAGGCGATTGATGCTAACCAGAAAAAATCTCAAGAAAGTGGGAATTAAGTTCTCCCTGTACTATTTCATGTTTTTGAGATTTGCTTGGTTACTGTGTAGGGGACATTTTTCTAAGCAGAAGAAATCTTAAGGGAATTAATGGTAAATTATCATTGTACCTTTTCATGTTGAGAAGGCCATCATTTCAACTACCTGTTCTATTTATTACCTCTAGCACAGTTGCGCGCGCACGTGATGAGTGGGCAATATCTTAAtatatctatatttttttattttgttgttgcttgATAATACTATTACTATCAATATCTTAGTATATAAGTATGTGCATGTGGtggtgtgtgtgcgtgtgcaTTTGCGTGTTACATACTTGCTGTTTCAAAGAAAGGAACTCGGTTTATCTTGGTGTTGTTTGGCATTGACTAGCTTGCAACTTCTCTCGAATAAAGTTGGACAGCCCACCTCACTGAACATTAATAAATCTGAAAACTCTCTTCCCTAGTGTAGACCATCTCTCTGCAATTCCTTCGGCATGTCACATGCATCTCCATTCTCCAGATCTACCAACCGTTCTTCTCTTCCATGCTGCAAGAATCCCTGATACATATTGCATTCCCATTTTACATGAGAAGACAGTGTCTTTCTTGTGTAATATTCTTTCAACGATGATGACAAACATATAGGACGGTAAGTCATCTACGACTTGGTCCGTTTTGATAATGAAAAATCATGTGTGGTAGGAAGTGACCTCATTAGGGAGTGGATGTACAATCTCAGCACTCAAGTTCAAGTTCTCACGGACACGAATTCAAGTTCCTACTTATACCATAGAAGTTTCCCTTGTATTTTTACTTCAAAACAAATCAGAAAACGTTTACCATATACGTAATTGAAAAATATTTATCATATATGTAATCCGTTCTTTCCTAGGCATTTAATCACCTCAACGATCCACTAGAGCAAACCACATCTAGACGTAAAAAGTATCGAGCCGGCTACTTTATACATGACGTTGGATTATTACATAAAACTAAATATTGGATCCCGAAGTGTGGGCAACACAACTGATGTACAATTTTCAGTTTTTGATTTTCTATTATTACTTTCATTCTGTCTTTACAAAATACATAGACATGTGATGTTGTGCTAttttgaaaatctcaaaaatcATCCAAAATTTGTATGCTGTGCATAACTCTTAATAATGACAAATGAACATATTGTATATACCATTTATCACCCGTTCTTTCCTAGGCTTGTACGAGCACAAAATCCGCGTTTTGTTTTATGTGAACATATTATATACTCATATACCATTTATTTATGTATGAAATATATAGGAATAAGTGaatgatgtatctatgccaTACGAATAAAGGTTGAAACTATAAAATTTGCGAACATGTGAACGTTTTAATTATTTAGTACAATAAAATAACAGCTGTCACCATGACcacttttttttacgaaatATGGACAGCGCTGCATTTTCGTTTGCAGAAGTGGGAACGAAGTGCATACGTATGCAAGTAACCTGCTGACACGAAGGCAATAGCCAAATAAGGAAactaagaaacaaaaaaaaaccggaAAGGTGAAGGGGCGTGCTCTATAGAAAGCCATTTCTTTTCTAGTATTTACTAGAAACTCGatccttcttttctctctaTAGTGTAGATCGTCACCCGTAATGACTGAGAAGTCTTTGTATGCTCTTCAATTCTTCATTGCTTGTGTGTATAAGCCCTATGTTATAGAGTATATAACTTTGATCATAGGGATCGATTTCTAGTCACATAGCTTCATAATAAGTTTGCAAAGTATTTTTCGTTGCAGTTATTCATTCTATTACAAAAGTCTGCATTACTCCCCAATAAGGCATATCTCTAGGCCTGGATGGCAAGATTGCCACGAGAACGTCCTGAGGTGCCCTTCGTCAAGGAGGATTTAATTTGTGCAGCACCTTAATGGTGTGTATTGTTTGTTGCCAGAAGTACAATaatccccctctctctcctttaCTGTCTTCCAGCCTGGTACTGCTTAAGAGAAAAATTTAGGCAGGAAAGGAGGCGATGAACTGCATATATGTAGCAGCACATGATTTGTTTCCGATTAGGGAGATCTctgagaaaaaggaaatctaGAGGCTTGCAATACTCCAGTGCCTCGGTATGATAGCCTCATCCGATTCAATCGTGAAGAGTGCGCGAGGGTTTTGGTCGAGCAGCATCATAATCTGAACTGGCAAACAGGCAGGAGAGTAGAATACCACATTGTTAAGCTCCTATTAAAAGGCAATCATAATTTGGTATTGTTATATAATAATTTAGGTCAGTTTAGTGGGTGATTACATCAGCAATTTGTCGTTGATGTATCAGCCATTGAATCCACAAATTGGCAAGTACAGGCATCGTACCAGAGGACATGCACCTCAGGATGCACCCATGCCCTGTATTGCCGTTTCAAAGATCATCGTATACACAAATCCACCAGCCCAGGATTTGCGACGTTTCCTCCATGGCACATGTATTCTTGCATTTGTTGTAGATTGAGACCTTTTGCTGCTCCTTGCAACATGTACCATGCATAGGAAGTTCCGTAAATGATTAGGGCACGTATTTTGTAACAGTTAGTCTAGCTATTGTGTGCCAAGGTCAGAAACAAGGCATGATTTGTTATAGTGTTACTGCCTGATCCTAAGAGTGTGTTTATCACTTGATACCCACAGGTAAACGAGTTGCTTCGGCAGGAGGGGGCGAGGGGACACCGTAGGATGATATGCTGAACTTACTTTGGGAAGAGATGGGGGTTATATTCCTCTGTGAATGAACTCAACTGAAGACAGGATAGAAAGGCACCGCATgaccaaaagaaaatgtaaacGTTGTTTGTAAGGTCTAAATTGTATGTTTGCAATCCTTTGAAGTCTACTGTTGCTTAAGGATTCTAGTTTAGTTTCTTTCAACATGCAGAAAATCTGGGAAATGTTCATTATGCATGCTATTGCCTTTATGAGACACTGATGATGCTGTTCGTGGCTCACAACTTGGATGATTTCTCGAAGACGTGTGATACTTGCCTCCATTTTGTTTAATTTTAGTTGTGTTCAACTTGCAAATGGCTGTTTTGAAATTGCCGAGATATGGCTGATCAGTTGAAACCTATTGCATGTCATTTCAAGGTGTATTTTAGGCTTTAGCGGCATTACCACATAGTTAGATGATGTTatctgctactccctccgatcctaaattgttgtcgaaatattaaatgtatctagatgttttaaaaaaaatagatacatccatatttgggcaaatttgagtcaagaatttaggatcagggACTAGTATATACTATCCAACAAAAGTTGGGAAATTTCTATGTCTGCATTTTGTTTTGGCAAAAGCCATCCATGCTGCATGCAGGATTTTATATGAAAGTAAAGCATCCAGGATTCCAATGGAAAGTTCGCTGTAAATGCATTTGTTTCGTAGGAACAAGCAAATTGATTCCTTAGACATCTTATTGAAATCCTttgtttttggaggaaattgaATATTAGGTCCAACCTTTTTTTCCATAGAAATGAAGTTGGACAATTTCTTAGGATAGCAGGTGCCACCTATGACAATATTaagttttgctatttttctatgttttgcttttctttgaaCCAGAAGAGCCCTTAATGACTTCGTTTGGCTGGCCTTAACTAGCTTATCTATGCAACCTGTTTAATGTTCACCGGTGCATGTGTTCTCTGCAATACCTGGAACAGAACCACGAAGCAAAAGGTGACCCCCTCCAAGATGAAATGGCAAAAATGGCCTGGCGGAAGGTCCGGAAGATGCCACGTAGCACTTCATGCCAATGGCATTGGAGGAAAGTTCTTAACTCCAATTGTGTTGGAGGAAGGGCCTTAGGTCCAATTGCATTGGCGGAAGGCCTATGCATGGACACTTTAGGGCACCACCCGATTGATTTCtttttcgttttcttcttATACTTACTTGTTCtgatatttttaaaatttatttgaagATCCAAACGAACTCTGATATTTATAAAATTTTGAGGATAAGTTTAAAATGTTGTTATCCACCTAGGGTAAAAGTTTAAATTATTTTGGAGCAATTTTGAAATTCTGGGATCTATTTGAATCCAAATcttttttaattcaaaattgctccaaaataataataaaattaCTGCAGGTGGGTAACACCATTCTAAACTTAccttcaaaatttcataaagaTCGAGTTCATTTGGATCTTCAAATAAATTTACAAATATCAAAACAAATCAgtataaaaagaaaacgaaaagtAGAACAATCGTGCGGGCCCGTTTGTCCTAAACTGCCCATGCATAGGCCTTACGCCAATGCAATTGGAATTAAAACCCTTCCTCCAATACAGTTGGATTTAAGTACTTTTCTCCAATGCCATTGGCACAAAGTGTGACGTGACGCATTCTGGGCTTTCCGCCAGGTCATTTTTGGCATTTCGTTTGGGAGGGGGTCATTTCTAGCATTTTCGTTTGTAGGGGGGCCAATGGTGCAAAAAATTCCAGAACCACTGCGTAGTCCATGTTCTGTGCTTAGGGATCTGCAAGTATGAATCCAAAACTGAAACTCAAAACACACAAGCATGGCATGCTCTCTTCGATAGAGTTGTGCTCCACTACCTACCGGTATCTAGAGCCGGGCCCGTGTACTACTGTTTTCTTATATACTCCATCTGTCGGAAataagtcacttatttcggagtggaggaaatatatttttcatcttcGATGGAAATTTAGCTGGTCATGAGAGTCCGGTAATGTTGACAGATGCTAAGGTCACAGGGCCTGCCGGTTGCGCAGTTATCCGGATGATCTTGCTCCCGTGATTTGTATAGGCTACTCGCTAGTCCAACCTGCTATGTACTCCCTAtgttcataattcttgtcttaaatttgtccaaaatttgatgtttttatttctaaaaaatgtctagatacatgtaaaatttcgacaagaattatgaaatggtaGAGTAGTTCCGTtcccccatctctctctcaaaagAATGGTTCCGTGCGAGAAGCCACCGGTTCCAGGTTCCAGCGTCCAACTCCTGTACAACACGCGACGTCAAGCAAAGCTACGGACGAAATTTAACCGGGCCAACAAACCACTCACGCGACGTCGATTTATTATTCCACAGGAGGGGAAAGCCGGAGAACGGAACAGCACGGGACGTGGACATCGGCAGTGTCTTCTTCCACAGAGAAGAGAGTCGTACTCGCCCGGCCCTGCCTTTATGATGGCAACTCAGGCCGTCCATCGTCGGAAAGCATCCGAATCTCGTCCTATCGCCGGCCCTGTATATTCCCGATTTTACATCAGAAGATCCCAGATTCAAGACGAGGCACATGGGAGATTGGGATTTGGGAGGTGCCACCGTGTGCCAGCAACGGAGCAGAAACCAGCGCTGCGAGATGCCATGCCACGCACGAAACGAAGAGGCCAGGCAAGAGGGCGCGTTGCTGCTGAAAAGAGAAAGGGGAAATGAGTCACGGCAGCGAGAGATTTCTTCACATCTCGCGCCGAGACGCCCGTGAAGGTCACGCGCGCGTgaagccaaaaagagagccatgcccatgcatgcaccgAAGAAGTGAAGAACCGCACCCCACCCCAACTGCACAGCGTGCGAACCTGCCACCCCACCCCGACCACGAATTTTACCACGAGCCGTGGAGTCATTTCACTCGCATTCACGTGGGATTGGAAGGCGACGGACGGTCCAGCACAGCCGAATCGCTGCAGTGTGCAAGTGCACGGCGCGTACTGGCTACTGTCCACTGACATGGCACCGTGCAACAACGGTGGGGAGAAGAATCACTGGGAACGTACGGCGCGTTCCTGGCCGTCAATCCGGGCCGTCCCCTCCCTCGAGCTACGAGCCCACCCGCCCAGGCCGCGACACCTCTTCCCTGGGGGTATATACCAATGATTCGGGCACGCGGCTCTGCGATGCGAGTCCCGACAGGGGCGTTCGTCTCTTGGGATTGGGGGTGGCATGGGAACGTTCTCGACACGCACAGCAAGGCTAGTTCGCTTCTTCGGGTAACTTGACTCGAGGCACATGGCACGTTGTACGCTCGAGCGAACCAGGTCGTGAGAGTTCCCCAAAAGATGGAATGCTCCTTCTTCCCTTTTACGGCAGGCTAGACACTTTTGAGATTGAAGTACGGCATAAccaaagagaagagaaaaatgagaaatCCACCTTCAGGAAATAAAAACAAGAAGCCATCAGTTGGATCCACTATTGCACATTTGTCCGTGGGAAATAATCTACTCGTCGAGAATGTCGCCGGTGTGGAGTACAGTACCTTGTAATTGTAGACGAACTCCGGAGGCCACAGTGTTTCTCCTAACCACAATTACCGATATTGATCTCCTTCTCTAACCTCCCTCGTCAGTGCTAGGGCGCAGCATCAGTGGAGTGGTGGTATAAGACAGAACCCTCCCTTCCCAAACCCCTGCTTTTGCCCGAGCGCCTGACCTTATCTCCTCCCTCCATCATCCCCGAGAAGAGAATCCTCCCacctccgcgcgcgcgcccatGGAGTCCGGCCTCGTCGCAagccaccgcctccgcctcccggcCCTCCCTTCCGCCGCCCAcgcccacctcctccgccaccgccgcctcggagccgccgcacccctccaCCTCCCCACCACCCCGTCCCCTCTCCGCCAACCCGCCGCGCTCCCGCTCCGCCCCTGCCTCCggcctccccgcgccgccgcatccgTCGCCTCCCCCGCGCCGGTCCCCGGCGATGGGGCCGACAATTCCCGCAAGTTCCTCGGCGTGGACGCGCGCACGCTGAAGAAGATCGTGCCCCTGGGGCTCATGTTCTTCTGCATCCTCTTCAACTACACCATCCTGCGGGACACCAAGGACGTGCTCGTCGTCACCGCCAAGGGGAGCAGCGCCGAGATCATCCCGTTCCTCAAGACCTGGGTCAACCTCCCCATGGCCATCGGCTTCATGCTGCTCTACACAAAGCTCGCCGACGTGCTCTCCAAGGAGGCGCTCTTCTACACCGTCATCTTCCCCTTCATCGCCTTCTTCGGCGTCTTCGGATACGTGCTCTACCCCATGCGCGACGCCATCCACCCCACCGCGCTCGCCGACCGACTCCTCGCATCGCTCGGCCCCAGCTTCCTCGGACCCGTCGCCATCCTCCGCGTCTGGAGTTTCTGCCTCTTCTACGTCATGGCCGAGCTCTGGGGCAGCGTCGTCATCTCTGTCCTCTTCTGGGGATTCGCCAATCAGGTACACTCAGTTCTTCTATTTTAATTCGCAATAGCTGATGGCGTTGCCGTGTTCATGTGCAAAATTCCAAATTCTTGGTGTGTTGCTTTGCGCCCTTGTTCCAAAGTAGTGGGAATAACTAAGTGTGTGTGCATAGGAatttaagtactccctccgtccaacaaaagttgtcttaagtttgtcaaaattcggatgtatctagatgtgatttagtgtatagatgcattcaaatttattcaaagttgagacattggacggagggagtataaattaTTATTCCAAAATCAATTTAGTAGTCAAATTTTGCTACAGTAGTAATTATATAAATTCTCAAGTGCCGTGCTGCCCTTCGTGTTTGTAGATTACTACGGTGGAAGAGGCTAAAGAGTTTTACCCACTGTTCGGACTTGGAGCCAACGTGGCTCTCATCTTCTCTGGTCGCACGGTCAAATACTTCTCAAATATGAGGCAGAATTTGGGTCCAGGGGTGGACGGGTGGGCAATTTCACTGAAGGGCATGATGAGCATAGTGGTTGCACTGGGTTTTGTCATTGCTGGTATCTATTGGGGAGTGAACAAGTTTGTTATTGATAAATCATCTCTGCCAGCAGTCgagcggaagaagaaggttaGATTTGTTCTGGTTTCTGTGATTTTTCTACTTGCGTTTATGGAGCCTCTGTTGATCGTGCTGTAAATATTGACCTTGCAGAATAAGCCAAAGCTTAGTATGGGGGAGAGTTTGAAGGTACTCGTGTCATCTCGTTATGTGAGGGATCTTGCCACACTGGTCGTTGCTTATGGTATAAGCATTAACCTTGTTGAGGTGACGTGGAAATCGAAGTTGAAGGCACAGGTAAGTTTATCCGTAAAACACTGCTTTATAAATTCTGTGCAGTATATACAAGACATGGTAGTCAACTCTGTGTTGTTCTGTTGCAGTACCCAAGCCCTAATGAATATTCTTCATTCATGGGTGATTTCTCAACGGCTACTGGCATTGCTACGTTTACAATGATGTTGTTGGGGAGAGTAATTCTTAGAAAATTCGGGTGGGGAGTTGCGGCTACAATCACCCCTGCTGTGTTGCTTGTCACTGGAGTTGGATTCTTCTCACTACTTTTGTTTGGCGAGCCACTGACTCCTCTTCTAACCAAGTTCGGAATGACGCCTTTGCTTGCTGCGGTCTTCATTGGGGCATTGCAGAACATTTTCAGCAAGAGTGCAAAGTACAGTTTGTTCGATCCCTGCAAAGAAATGGCATACATTCCTTTGGATGAGGACATGAAGGTTGGTCTTCAAAATTACTTGTTATTAATTTAGTGAATGTCTCTGTACTTTACTCATGTCATATGATAGTGTGGGCTGCTGAACGCACCAGATAAGCCCTGGCATATGCTAATTCTGCAGGAACCAGGATTCAGTTCCTGCCATTGACTGGACGCTAGTATTTAGATCAGTAAATCGGTTACTGGCAGGAACCAGTCAAATTTCGTATGGTTTTGGAGTTTGAAAATCTGAATTCAAAATGACTTGTaactgaacaaaaaaaaaacaggacaTGGCATGAATCATGAATCATGAATAAGCTGCTATCAGCATAGTATAAAATAATACTACACATGTGAAGCTCTGTAGTTCAACTGTTGTGTGATTAATTCTTTGCTTATAACTGGAATGTGGTTGTGTTGATATGATAGAACTATGTTAAGAGTTATTGTGCTTCTTTACTCTTAATTCTAATCGTAGTTGTCTCCACACACTAAACACAAGAATACCCTTTCAACCTTACTCGTGTTATTTCACTGTTATCTTCACTTCACTCTCAAAAGTTTTATGATGGATACAGTATTCATGATGTGTCAGAGACCTTGACACTAACACACATATCTGACTATGCCCAAATTCTTGATACATGTTGAATAACATTTTTCTCTATGTGTTTTTTTGCCATGTTCACAATTGTAGGTCAAAGGTAAGGCAGCAATTGATGTGGTGTGCAACCCTCTGGGGAAATCGGGAGGTGCCTTGATCCAGCAGTTCATGATCTTGTCATTTGGATCTCTTGCGAATTCAACGCCATACCTTGGGGGAATACTGCTGGTGATTGTTCTTGCGTGGTTGGGTGCCGTGAGGTCCCTCGACTCACAGTTTTCTCCCCTGGCAAagcaagatcttgaaagggAACAGATGTTGAAGGCAAATGCAGTCGAAACAACAGCTCAAGTTGTTGGGACAGGAAATGGCACCCTTCAAGAAAATGTTGCTAGCCAGAGCTACACGAATGGTGCGGTCATCAAACAATCTCAAGAACCCGAGAGTGCCGAACCTGAAAAATCTGGCCAACAGTCCCAATAAGTCCCCCCCCAAGAATTTTAGTTAGTACAAATCTTTGAAGGAACCAAATGTTGCTTGGTTATGTTCAGGTTAGGCCTGGCAATGGGATCTGTTGGTGAAGACAGCAGAGtgataagaaaaataagagGCCTGTTGTTGTAGCATATATTGACTTCACCGTGGGAGAGTCTGTAGCTGTTTTCTTGAGAGTATCTGTAGCTGTCTGGAGTTCCATACGGTAGATATGAAACTGGTTTTCTTTAATGTTCATTACAATTTTGCGGAAAAATCTGTTCTGTTATCTAGTCCCTGCCCCCAGTCCCAGATAGCTGTTTCTGATCTTGTCTTGAAGGTAACCATCGCCTTTCCAAATATCTATTGTAGCAAATTGTAGTCAGGGGTTTGCCGTTCTGTCTGCCTGAATCCTAACCAGCGTTGGCATTCGACGTGGACTGAGCAGGGTAGACATATTTCGGAGCCTCTGCAAAGCTAAAACTCCTTATTTCTTGCGCAAACCAGTATATTgttttctgtaaaaaaaaagtgctccATACATGACCTGATGCCCAAAATACAACAAAGCTTCCAGCAAAGTTCAGAAAGGAGCATATGCTTCCACATCCATGTTTCTACACATTCTCAGACCGAGACGACGGCCCTATAAGCCGTATATCACAGATGATTTAGAGAGGTAAACAAAACATCGTCCTAATCTGAACCtctaattctttgtgttaggCGCAACATTTACGTTGATGCTTGTTGCTGTGTGTGTCACTGATCGCTCACACCATCCCTGGAGAGGATAAGCACTCAATTATCAGAACTCCTGTACGACACAAAAATAATTATCCGAACTTTTCCATACAGAATATAAAGATATAGACGCAGagtcctgtttttttttaactagaATACAGGCTCttcttaggaaaaaaaaacgacaCGAAAATGTGCAACATGTATAATTCATCATGGGCTCATGGCTACTTTACCAAACAAGGAATATATTGCTAAACCAAACAGGCCGTAGAGGTCAACCTGGGCCAGATTTCGGAGGTTCCGACCTCATCGCGTCATCGGCCTTATCAAAATGGACGGCGCAGATTGCCCGAGTGCAGGAATCGACGGGCACACGTGGATCTGGAATCCCGTACTACTTCGTCAGATCCGACAACTCTCTCCTCACCTCGCCTCGTCTCGACCCTCTCGAGACTCGTGGCACAGGGGAAGAAAAAACCCCAAACCCtagtcctcgtcgccggcgacgagatGGCGGTGAACGAGGACACGTCCGTCTACGTAGGCGGCCTTCCCTACGACGCCACCGAGGAGAAGCTCCGCCGCTACTTTGGGTCGTGCGGCGAAATCATTGCCGTCAAGGTCCTCACGCCCCGCCgctttcttctttccgctcCTCTCCTTAAATCTGAAAAGTGATGGGCTTGGTGCTATGGGGCGTCTGGGGGTGTGCGTTGTGCCGTGTTTTTAGATAAAGAGTGCGTTGTTCCATGTAATTAGAGGAAAACGTATTTGATTTCTACGATGCAAAAGCATGCGCCTTTCGGGTTTAGGTGGCTGAGATGGTTCAGGTTAACAGACGGgatttttatttatgttttaGTTATTATTACGTGCAAATGAGAGCGCGTGGAGTGGTTGTGTAATCGCGATTCTGGAGTGATGAATTTAGAGTGCTGCACTGATGGTAGCAGATGATGTTTCATGTCACTCGTGGTTGAGCTTAATTCTGTGTCTAGCTGTATTGTAAAATTAGACAAAACTGGCTGCAGATTCCAGTTCTATTTTTATCCTAGAAGAGGCTTCACATAGATTTCGTCCTTCCTCTTGTGTGTGATTTAATGCATAGAAGAATTTGGTAGTGGAAACCACTGCAAGCCAGTCCAAGATATTAAGGCATGAGTTTGAGGGCGTAATGGTCTAGTTTGTGAGTATAATACTCTGGTTCGAGTGGAAGAGGTATGGCCATATGCAGGCGTCATTTATGGCCAAAATCAAGAACAAAGATGGTTTGAAAACATCAATTGTTAGGTTGCTGATGTAAATCGCAGCATCATAAATGACAATGGATTTATAGGTCATGGTTCTGGCACATTGATTGCCAACTTACACACACTCCTACCCAAAGCCAAGCCTTTGGGTACGTTCCATTCTTTCAAGT includes:
- the LOC100824703 gene encoding plastidic ATP/ADP-transporter, producing MESGLVASHRLRLPALPSAAHAHLLRHRRLGAAAPLHLPTTPSPLRQPAALPLRPCLRPPRAAASVASPAPVPGDGADNSRKFLGVDARTLKKIVPLGLMFFCILFNYTILRDTKDVLVVTAKGSSAEIIPFLKTWVNLPMAIGFMLLYTKLADVLSKEALFYTVIFPFIAFFGVFGYVLYPMRDAIHPTALADRLLASLGPSFLGPVAILRVWSFCLFYVMAELWGSVVISVLFWGFANQITTVEEAKEFYPLFGLGANVALIFSGRTVKYFSNMRQNLGPGVDGWAISLKGMMSIVVALGFVIAGIYWGVNKFVIDKSSLPAVERKKKNKPKLSMGESLKVLVSSRYVRDLATLVVAYGISINLVEVTWKSKLKAQYPSPNEYSSFMGDFSTATGIATFTMMLLGRVILRKFGWGVAATITPAVLLVTGVGFFSLLLFGEPLTPLLTKFGMTPLLAAVFIGALQNIFSKSAKYSLFDPCKEMAYIPLDEDMKVKGKAAIDVVCNPLGKSGGALIQQFMILSFGSLANSTPYLGGILLVIVLAWLGAVRSLDSQFSPLAKQDLEREQMLKANAVETTAQVVGTGNGTLQENVASQSYTNGAVIKQSQEPESAEPEKSGQQSQ